A single genomic interval of Alteromonas sp. CI.11.F.A3 harbors:
- a CDS encoding LexA family protein, with product MLKFIPITAQAGIVGFESPAAEYTELGLSLDSLLIDKPAATFIGYAQGKSMMDDGIHDGDLLIVSRAEDILDMCIIVATLNGEFVCKRVDKRHGCLRSSSPLYKPYFLKEGDEFSIEGVVTRSIRLHKKLSHRLGSE from the coding sequence ATGCTTAAATTTATTCCTATCACAGCGCAAGCGGGCATCGTTGGTTTCGAATCGCCAGCAGCAGAATATACAGAGCTAGGTTTGAGTCTAGACTCCCTCCTTATCGACAAACCGGCTGCTACCTTCATTGGCTACGCGCAAGGCAAGTCGATGATGGACGATGGCATTCACGATGGCGACCTGCTGATTGTCTCAAGGGCTGAAGACATTTTAGACATGTGCATTATTGTGGCGACCTTAAACGGCGAGTTCGTGTGTAAGCGTGTAGACAAACGCCACGGCTGCTTACGTTCTTCATCCCCATTGTACAAACCTTACTTTTTAAAAGAAGGCGACGAGTTTTCAATAGAAGGGGTGGTAACGCGCTCTATTAGGCTTCACAAAAAACTTTCCCACCGATTAGGAAGTGAGTAG
- the ppnN gene encoding nucleotide 5'-monophosphate nucleosidase PpnN: MKKVQLNPVGWMSQLSQIEVAQLQDTTNSALYGMFRNCCLAVLNSGVDEDDYEVLFAPYENFDIKLVRRERGVKIELVNPPEVAFVDGTLVNGVHEHIFAVLRDLLFMGNKYAFTHKSAPVDSVSITDMVFDMLRHAQALEGNDSLNTVVCWGGHSINLTEYKYTKEVGYQLGLREMNICTGCGPGAMKGPMKGATIGHAKQRYKAGRYIGISEPSIIAAEPPNAIVNELVIMPDIEKRLEAFVRLAHGIVIFPGGVGTAEELLYLLGILMNERNAQQPFPVILTGPAGSEAYFEAIDVFIGATIGKEAQSKYQIIVDDPEEVARVMRTGLGRVKKYREAMGDAYSFNWSLKIEEDFQRPFIPTHQSMSGLALHHDQDNASLAIALRQAFSGIVAGNVKAEGIQHIKQHGPFKLTGDAKLMERVDTLLESFVSQQRMKLPGSAYTPCYTIEK, translated from the coding sequence ATGAAGAAAGTGCAGTTAAATCCTGTTGGTTGGATGAGTCAGTTGTCGCAAATTGAAGTGGCTCAATTGCAAGATACAACAAATAGCGCACTTTACGGCATGTTTCGAAACTGTTGTTTAGCAGTACTCAATAGTGGTGTCGATGAAGATGATTATGAAGTGCTATTTGCACCTTACGAAAATTTCGATATCAAGTTGGTTCGAAGAGAGCGTGGCGTCAAAATTGAATTAGTCAATCCACCCGAAGTAGCTTTTGTTGATGGCACCTTGGTTAATGGTGTGCATGAGCATATTTTTGCAGTGCTTCGCGACCTGCTTTTCATGGGTAATAAGTATGCTTTTACCCACAAAAGTGCGCCTGTCGACAGTGTGAGCATTACCGACATGGTGTTTGACATGTTACGTCATGCTCAGGCACTTGAAGGAAACGATAGCCTTAATACTGTGGTGTGCTGGGGCGGGCACTCTATTAATCTAACTGAGTATAAATATACGAAAGAAGTGGGATACCAGTTAGGTCTTAGAGAAATGAATATTTGCACAGGCTGTGGACCAGGTGCAATGAAGGGCCCAATGAAAGGGGCTACCATTGGGCATGCAAAACAACGCTATAAGGCAGGCCGTTACATTGGTATCTCTGAACCTAGCATTATCGCAGCAGAGCCACCCAACGCGATTGTTAATGAACTCGTCATCATGCCAGATATTGAAAAACGCCTTGAGGCCTTTGTTCGCCTAGCCCATGGCATTGTGATTTTTCCTGGCGGTGTGGGTACTGCCGAAGAGTTGCTTTATTTGCTTGGCATTTTAATGAATGAACGAAATGCCCAGCAGCCCTTCCCTGTGATCCTTACCGGTCCAGCGGGTTCTGAGGCTTACTTTGAAGCCATTGATGTATTCATCGGTGCGACGATAGGGAAAGAAGCACAGAGTAAATACCAGATCATTGTTGACGATCCTGAAGAAGTAGCTCGGGTTATGCGCACAGGGCTTGGGCGAGTTAAGAAGTACCGAGAAGCAATGGGCGACGCCTACAGCTTCAATTGGTCACTGAAAATAGAAGAAGATTTTCAGCGCCCCTTTATTCCTACTCATCAAAGCATGTCAGGTTTAGCTTTACATCATGATCAGGATAATGCCTCGCTAGCGATAGCGTTAAGGCAGGCATTTTCAGGTATTGTGGCGGGCAACGTCAAAGCGGAAGGTATTCAGCACATTAAACAGCATGGACCATTTAAGCTAACAGGGGATGCCAAGTTAATGGAGCGGGTTGATACACTATTAGAATCTTTTGTTTCTCAACAAAGAATGAAGCTTCCTGGCTCTGCATACACACCTTGCTACACAATTGAGAAATAA
- a CDS encoding S9 family peptidase, translating into MKRLLHGAIIISGLLSIVACTNQTLQTKSANALSTEHKAVSSSLIPRQVLLGNPSRYQGRISPDGNKMSFRAPVDGVMNLWVAELGDIANAKPMTQDTGRGIPTHFWSLDSRQIFFTQDKNGDENWHLYRIDIDSGEIADLTPYDGVQAAQMKQSEHHQGIVIVGMNDRDPKWHDIYSVNVATGKRTLLEQNDGYGYYELDNDLTIRLAVKSAADGSNQVFSKSNNKWSLWFSIPFSDVQTTTILGFDNENRGIYMLDTRERNTAALVYLPIGQDTVEVIASDEKVDLSNVLFSPRNHQPLAYALNYVRPVWYAIDETFTSKISQLNSQLSGASQVLAQTLDNSLWTVFTDNSNQSPVYKVFNTIEGTLNDLFITQPEIDTLPLSTMHGVVIPSRDNLDLVSYLSLPLASDPNQDGIAEHASPMVLLVHGGPWARDEFGFGAMPQWLNNRGYSVLQVNFRGSTGFGKDFLNAGNKEWAGAMHDDLIDAKNWAVSRGITKTDEVAIMGGSYGGYATLTGLTFTPEAFKCGVDIVGPSNLETLLNSIPPYWESFRQIFYQAIGDPNTEEGLALLKSRSPITHVDKIVKPLLIGQGANDPRVKQAESDQIVDAMKERDIPVTYVLYPDEGHGFNKPENNLSFFAVTEAFLGACLGGRIEPIGDDFSNSSIEVVHGADSIPGLADHLSTINND; encoded by the coding sequence ATGAAAAGGCTATTACACGGCGCAATAATTATTAGCGGCCTACTTTCGATAGTTGCTTGTACAAATCAGACATTACAGACCAAAAGCGCAAATGCACTCTCAACTGAACACAAAGCAGTTTCATCTTCACTAATTCCACGACAAGTTTTGCTTGGAAACCCAAGTCGCTATCAGGGAAGAATTAGCCCAGATGGTAATAAAATGAGTTTCAGAGCGCCGGTCGATGGCGTAATGAATCTCTGGGTTGCCGAACTCGGGGATATCGCCAACGCCAAGCCAATGACCCAAGATACAGGGCGCGGCATTCCCACTCATTTTTGGTCATTAGACAGTCGTCAGATTTTTTTCACTCAAGACAAAAATGGTGATGAAAACTGGCATCTCTATCGAATTGATATTGATAGTGGCGAGATAGCAGATTTAACGCCTTATGACGGGGTACAAGCCGCCCAAATGAAACAAAGCGAACATCATCAGGGTATAGTTATAGTAGGGATGAACGATCGCGATCCTAAGTGGCATGATATCTATAGCGTAAATGTGGCAACAGGTAAGCGTACGTTACTTGAGCAGAATGATGGCTATGGGTATTACGAGCTAGACAATGACTTAACGATACGCCTTGCGGTAAAGAGCGCTGCCGATGGCTCAAATCAAGTGTTTAGCAAATCGAATAATAAGTGGAGCCTGTGGTTTAGTATTCCATTTTCAGATGTACAAACCACCACAATTCTTGGCTTTGATAATGAAAATCGCGGTATATATATGCTCGATACCCGAGAGCGTAATACCGCAGCTCTTGTATATCTCCCAATAGGGCAAGATACGGTTGAAGTTATCGCCAGCGACGAAAAAGTAGATTTGTCTAATGTGTTATTTTCTCCTCGGAATCATCAACCTCTAGCGTATGCGTTAAATTATGTTCGGCCTGTCTGGTACGCTATTGACGAAACTTTTACCTCAAAGATCAGTCAATTAAACAGCCAACTTAGTGGCGCTTCCCAAGTGTTGGCACAAACATTAGATAACTCCCTCTGGACCGTATTTACCGATAACAGCAACCAGTCACCCGTTTACAAAGTATTTAATACCATAGAGGGCACATTAAACGATTTATTTATCACACAACCAGAAATCGACACTCTTCCATTATCAACTATGCACGGCGTGGTTATCCCTTCACGGGACAACTTAGACTTAGTGAGCTATTTGTCTTTGCCTTTGGCTTCTGACCCAAATCAAGACGGTATAGCTGAACATGCTTCTCCAATGGTATTACTGGTCCATGGCGGTCCTTGGGCGCGGGATGAATTTGGTTTTGGTGCTATGCCCCAATGGCTAAACAATCGAGGTTATAGCGTTTTACAAGTTAACTTTCGCGGCTCAACAGGGTTCGGTAAAGACTTTTTAAATGCTGGGAATAAGGAGTGGGCAGGCGCAATGCATGATGACTTGATCGATGCAAAAAATTGGGCGGTTTCCCGCGGTATAACAAAAACCGATGAAGTGGCTATTATGGGAGGAAGTTATGGTGGCTATGCCACATTGACCGGCCTGACATTTACACCTGAGGCCTTTAAATGCGGAGTAGACATTGTTGGCCCGTCCAACTTAGAGACCTTACTTAATTCTATTCCCCCTTACTGGGAGAGTTTTCGCCAAATATTTTACCAAGCCATTGGCGATCCTAACACTGAAGAAGGTCTAGCACTGTTAAAGTCACGCTCCCCTATCACTCATGTAGACAAAATCGTTAAACCCTTGCTTATTGGGCAAGGTGCAAACGACCCACGGGTGAAACAAGCAGAATCTGACCAAATTGTAGATGCAATGAAAGAGCGGGATATTCCAGTCACTTATGTACTTTACCCAGATGAAGGACATGGTTTTAATAAGCCGGAAAATAACCTTTCATTTTTTGCCGTTACTGAAGCCTTTTTGGGCGCTTGTTTGGGAGGCAGAATAGAGCCCATAGGCGATGATTTCAGCAACTCAAGCATAGAAGTCGTTCATGGTGCTGACTCCATACCCGGTTTAGCAGACCATTTATCCACAATAAATAACGACTAG
- a CDS encoding DUF3192 domain-containing protein, with the protein MNSKVIRLIFAGIALYAAFVFLVISVYPDKPENMDWKDREEYNRVQITKLKLGSTREEVLALLGSPDITEAKRQNENAIQVMFYRTQHVRADGLTTQDECTPLLFENEKLIAWGDGAYSSYQQS; encoded by the coding sequence ATGAACTCCAAGGTAATTCGACTCATTTTTGCTGGCATAGCATTGTATGCAGCTTTTGTATTTCTAGTGATTTCAGTTTATCCCGATAAACCTGAAAATATGGACTGGAAAGACCGCGAAGAATATAACCGCGTGCAAATTACCAAATTAAAGCTGGGTAGCACCCGAGAGGAAGTGCTGGCCTTGCTTGGTTCGCCTGATATTACCGAAGCCAAACGACAAAATGAAAATGCTATTCAAGTGATGTTTTACCGTACCCAGCACGTTCGTGCTGATGGTTTAACCACGCAAGACGAATGCACGCCATTATTGTTTGAAAACGAGAAACTAATTGCGTGGGGCGACGGGGCGTATTCAAGTTACCAGCAAAGCTAG
- a CDS encoding GFA family protein, with translation MLSAQGSCLCGAINVVAENINPKFTVCHCDSCRQWGGSALFALQCGTQVKFEDTTSAGNNVSIHQSSDWASRGFCGNCGSHLFYRLNETGEYNIPVGIFQALDGLEMDMQYFSDQRPHYYCFSNKTKEMTKAEIMAYFAQKS, from the coding sequence ATGCTAAGCGCGCAAGGAAGTTGCCTGTGTGGGGCTATTAACGTTGTTGCAGAGAATATTAATCCTAAATTCACAGTTTGCCATTGTGATTCTTGCAGACAGTGGGGCGGCTCGGCGCTGTTCGCATTACAATGCGGTACGCAGGTCAAATTTGAAGACACAACCTCCGCTGGCAATAATGTAAGCATTCATCAGTCGTCAGACTGGGCTTCTCGCGGTTTTTGTGGCAACTGTGGTTCCCACCTTTTTTATAGGCTTAATGAGACCGGCGAGTACAATATTCCTGTCGGTATATTTCAAGCACTAGATGGGCTGGAAATGGATATGCAGTACTTCAGCGATCAACGCCCACACTATTATTGCTTTTCGAATAAAACGAAAGAAATGACCAAGGCTGAAATCATGGCGTATTTTGCTCAAAAGTCTTAA
- a CDS encoding GNAT family N-acetyltransferase: MEPLVSSLESIKAIYLGVDDLKVAASILFNAYVDDPLFSDIFQAEKEGYESRLRSAIREELNAFWVAEQPIVGLFDGERLLAVACLTAPDAAFGSGRYWHWRLRMLLTAGLFGTKQMLEKEEKVRALVPAVNFHMLSFIAVHPDYQHHGLGHTLLGAIDSVVEEDAKSEGVAVFVTVAKHKPFFNDDNYDVVGELSLSHVKGDVMFRRKPA, translated from the coding sequence ATGGAGCCACTAGTGTCTTCCCTTGAGTCTATCAAAGCAATTTACCTCGGCGTGGATGATTTGAAGGTTGCTGCTTCTATATTATTTAATGCGTACGTAGACGACCCACTTTTTAGCGACATATTTCAAGCTGAAAAAGAAGGTTATGAAAGCCGGTTGCGCTCTGCTATCAGAGAAGAGTTGAACGCTTTTTGGGTGGCGGAACAGCCTATTGTTGGGTTGTTCGATGGCGAGAGACTACTCGCGGTTGCTTGCCTTACCGCGCCAGATGCTGCATTTGGTTCTGGGCGTTACTGGCATTGGCGTTTGCGTATGTTACTTACCGCTGGCCTTTTTGGTACAAAGCAAATGCTAGAAAAAGAAGAAAAGGTACGCGCATTAGTTCCTGCTGTTAACTTTCATATGCTAAGTTTTATTGCCGTTCACCCTGATTATCAGCACCATGGACTCGGTCATACACTATTGGGTGCTATCGACAGTGTGGTGGAAGAAGATGCTAAAAGTGAAGGGGTAGCAGTGTTTGTTACAGTAGCTAAACATAAGCCCTTTTTTAACGACGATAACTATGACGTGGTGGGAGAGCTAAGCCTATCTCACGTGAAAGGAGATGTCATGTTTAGGCGAAAGCCTGCATAA
- the queF gene encoding NADPH-dependent 7-cyano-7-deazaguanine reductase QueF (Catalyzes the NADPH-dependent reduction of 7-cyano-7-deazaguanine (preQ0) to 7-aminomethyl-7-deazaguanine (preQ1) in queuosine biosynthesis) — MTSKANDKISISAPKDLSLGKQVEYEFHYNPDLLQGVPRSLSRDTLSLDANALPFTGIDTWTGYELSWLNKKGKPNVALLECYVPITSANLIESKSFKLYLNSFNQTAFESSEDVRATLASDLSKCAGEPVMVSLTLPNQFNTLTFKEFEGVLLDELDIAVETYEPDTSLLKVTSDKKAETLVSHLLKSNCLITSQPDWASVQIRYEGKGLDHEGLLKYLISFRQHNEFHEQCVERIYCDIMQHCQPEKLTVCARYTRRGGLDINPFRSNFETPYANKRQARQ; from the coding sequence ATGACTTCGAAGGCAAACGATAAAATTTCTATTTCTGCCCCCAAAGATCTCTCATTGGGAAAGCAGGTTGAATATGAATTTCATTACAACCCCGACCTACTTCAGGGCGTGCCCCGTAGCTTAAGCCGAGATACGTTATCGTTGGATGCTAACGCCCTGCCCTTTACCGGTATTGATACATGGACTGGGTATGAGCTATCTTGGCTCAACAAAAAGGGAAAGCCTAACGTAGCCTTGCTTGAATGTTATGTACCTATCACCTCGGCAAATCTCATAGAGTCGAAATCATTCAAGTTGTATTTAAACAGCTTTAATCAAACCGCTTTTGAAAGCTCTGAGGATGTGCGCGCCACATTGGCATCAGACCTGTCAAAATGTGCGGGTGAACCCGTAATGGTTAGCTTAACGCTTCCCAATCAATTCAATACACTAACATTCAAAGAATTTGAAGGTGTACTGCTTGATGAACTAGATATCGCTGTTGAAACTTACGAGCCTGACACATCGCTCTTAAAAGTAACGAGCGATAAAAAAGCCGAAACCTTGGTTTCTCATTTGCTGAAATCGAATTGCCTTATTACCAGTCAGCCTGACTGGGCAAGTGTGCAAATTCGTTATGAAGGGAAAGGCTTAGATCATGAAGGGCTACTGAAATATTTGATTAGCTTCAGACAACACAATGAATTTCATGAACAGTGTGTAGAGCGTATTTATTGTGACATTATGCAACACTGCCAACCTGAGAAGTTGACAGTATGCGCGCGTTACACAAGGCGAGGAGGGCTCGACATTAATCCTTTCCGTTCAAATTTTGAAACACCCTATGCAAATAAAAGGCAAGCTCGCCAGTAA
- the syd gene encoding SecY-interacting protein, translating to MALTISNELTQLIGAFTSRYEGSGSPLTIPYDSQWPSPCYLKQGNEGELVPWEPKRQSDSQHSALSFKNVEEALDITLNADFCQFFTQFFSNNLPVVAEHGSCELLQVWNEEDFERLQQNLIGHLLMKKRLKQEPTLFFALTDEDDFVLSVLNSTGEVVLEQVGRPPKKVISPSLPAFIATLRPE from the coding sequence ATGGCCTTAACAATTAGTAATGAATTAACCCAACTTATCGGTGCATTCACTTCTCGCTACGAGGGCAGTGGTAGCCCGCTGACCATACCTTATGATAGTCAATGGCCCTCACCTTGCTACTTAAAGCAGGGAAATGAAGGAGAATTGGTACCGTGGGAGCCTAAGCGCCAAAGTGATAGTCAGCATTCAGCGCTAAGTTTTAAGAATGTCGAAGAGGCATTGGACATTACGCTCAACGCAGATTTTTGTCAGTTCTTTACTCAATTCTTCAGTAATAATCTACCGGTAGTAGCTGAACATGGGTCTTGTGAGCTATTGCAAGTTTGGAATGAAGAAGACTTTGAACGGCTTCAACAAAACTTAATTGGGCACCTGTTAATGAAAAAGAGACTTAAGCAAGAACCTACCCTCTTTTTCGCCTTAACCGATGAGGATGATTTTGTTTTAAGTGTGTTAAATAGCACTGGAGAAGTGGTATTAGAGCAAGTTGGAAGGCCACCTAAAAAAGTTATTTCGCCAAGCCTACCTGCATTTATCGCCACACTACGACCTGAATAA
- a CDS encoding Y-family DNA polymerase codes for MFALVDVTSMYASVEKIYNPSLRNKPVMVLSNNDGCVVAACPIAKRLGFKKFVPYFQVKEEAKKAGVVVCSSNYELYADVSSKMFSVMAQFCDELHEYSIDEAFMRFSPRLNDSEWLALGYEIRKTIWREVKLPVGVGFGPTPTLAKAANHAAKKLDGFRGSAVINTPQEKQALLSRMAVADVWGIGGRLEKRLMAMGINNAYTLSQQSPAKMRKYFSIVLENTVRELQGELRMTWDEIRPAKKEIYSTRSFGNRVTTQDELRAALATHAEIATKKLRAQHSLAHSATFFAANSPHDDGKYVKQSALSNFAVPTNDTRHIIHAASEALNKLFIPGVRYYKVGVGLLDICDETHRQDDLFTPSTDNSALMAVLDSTNARYGKNTMHFGARGFQQNFAMKRDFLTKRATTRWEEIPKIKC; via the coding sequence GTGTTTGCGCTGGTAGATGTCACGTCCATGTATGCATCAGTAGAGAAAATCTACAACCCTAGCCTGCGAAACAAACCTGTAATGGTTTTGAGTAATAACGATGGCTGTGTGGTCGCGGCCTGCCCTATCGCCAAAAGATTAGGATTTAAAAAGTTTGTTCCCTACTTTCAGGTAAAAGAGGAAGCCAAAAAAGCTGGGGTTGTTGTGTGCTCGTCTAACTATGAGTTGTACGCCGACGTGTCTTCAAAAATGTTTTCTGTGATGGCGCAATTCTGTGATGAATTGCACGAGTACAGTATTGATGAAGCTTTTATGCGCTTTTCGCCACGCCTAAACGATAGCGAATGGCTGGCCCTAGGGTATGAGATAAGAAAAACCATTTGGCGGGAGGTAAAGCTTCCCGTGGGTGTTGGGTTTGGTCCTACTCCAACTCTTGCTAAAGCCGCTAATCACGCTGCAAAAAAGCTAGACGGTTTTCGAGGTTCAGCGGTTATTAATACGCCACAGGAAAAGCAGGCATTATTATCCCGTATGGCAGTAGCAGATGTATGGGGTATTGGTGGGCGCTTGGAAAAACGATTGATGGCCATGGGCATTAATAATGCCTACACACTGTCACAACAATCTCCCGCTAAAATGCGTAAGTATTTCTCTATCGTACTGGAGAACACCGTTAGAGAACTTCAAGGGGAACTAAGAATGACGTGGGATGAAATAAGACCCGCTAAAAAAGAAATTTATAGCACCCGTAGTTTTGGAAATAGAGTGACCACACAAGATGAATTAAGAGCAGCGTTAGCGACCCACGCTGAAATAGCCACTAAAAAACTCCGCGCTCAACATTCCCTTGCTCACAGCGCCACCTTTTTTGCGGCCAATTCTCCTCATGACGATGGCAAATATGTAAAGCAATCGGCGCTTTCTAACTTTGCTGTGCCTACCAATGATACGCGACATATTATTCACGCAGCATCTGAAGCGCTCAATAAACTGTTTATTCCAGGCGTGCGGTATTACAAAGTGGGGGTGGGTCTGTTGGACATTTGCGACGAGACACATCGCCAAGACGATTTGTTTACGCCCAGTACAGACAACTCGGCATTAATGGCAGTGCTTGATAGTACCAATGCTAGGTATGGCAAAAACACGATGCATTTTGGCGCTAGGGGCTTTCAACAAAATTTTGCCATGAAAAGAGACTTTTTGACGAAAAGAGCCACTACCCGTTGGGAAGAGATCCCGAAAATTAAATGTTGA
- a CDS encoding DUF3192 domain-containing protein, with protein MKSIILPLALASSFLLTGCVVSVGGGSDSHYGTDVEDREYNNRKHISNLEKGMSYESVLRKMGVADFNELYEKQDGTYRVLFYRTQRTMGDGITTKDECTPIVFKDSGLVGWGDSAYHLMN; from the coding sequence ATGAAATCGATTATCTTACCGCTCGCATTAGCATCATCATTTTTACTTACGGGTTGCGTGGTATCTGTAGGTGGGGGAAGTGATAGCCATTACGGTACTGATGTAGAAGACCGAGAGTACAATAACCGCAAACATATCTCGAACCTTGAAAAAGGAATGAGCTATGAAAGCGTCTTAAGAAAAATGGGTGTGGCTGATTTCAACGAGCTTTATGAAAAGCAAGACGGTACCTATCGCGTATTGTTTTATCGTACTCAAAGAACCATGGGTGATGGCATAACAACGAAAGATGAATGTACCCCAATAGTATTTAAAGATAGTGGCCTAGTAGGTTGGGGTGATAGCGCTTACCACCTAATGAATTAA
- a CDS encoding GGDEF domain-containing protein: MDAKQLQTYKQHNTLLSQFIVRLSAFYEGFSDKIDSELQILRGHLSGTPNFTLATVSINKLNSALQHQELTLKKYSIETVALLESATKRLQKVVFEDQVLQKRATQQLITLNQPVGDIFSIYKLFQQAIELHHAALASSAASEPAVGNSKGEAPVLENNKKSNKDNTVNPLYKSILEELNQLIASYAQRQPDDSQLVDIQKKLTEGMSEDQLLKSCVVILRMIVQDAMAEASLTGKVIQSLHNSLGKMGGDVQLSMENSRTQFEQRQVGNAQLQSHIESIEEAVSHSDSLESLKEHTQFCVQNIASTLNEQAQLDSQGQESLMGLLGSMQSRIEQLQKQTLTYKKKLAEQMMLSQTDPLTRLPNRQAYNEKLSKAVQSWQDNGDDLAVAVIDIDHFKSINDRFGHAAGDKTLQVVGKNLKQQLTENTFMARWGGEEFVLLLPGMSKQKVTSLLETMRTKLASLPFKFKQEKVTITASFGASFFKKGDTPDAVFERADNLLYQAKNSGRNRVITDRDE; this comes from the coding sequence ATGGACGCCAAACAGCTTCAAACCTACAAGCAACACAATACGCTACTTTCACAATTTATCGTTCGCTTGTCTGCCTTTTATGAAGGTTTTTCCGACAAAATTGATAGTGAACTACAAATATTGAGAGGGCATTTGTCTGGTACGCCAAACTTTACTCTTGCCACGGTGAGCATCAATAAGCTTAATAGCGCGCTTCAACATCAAGAACTGACTTTAAAAAAATACAGTATTGAAACCGTCGCCTTGTTAGAAAGTGCAACTAAGCGTCTTCAAAAAGTCGTGTTTGAAGATCAAGTACTTCAAAAACGAGCCACACAGCAATTGATAACCCTGAACCAGCCGGTTGGGGATATTTTTAGTATTTACAAGCTGTTCCAGCAAGCTATTGAGTTGCATCATGCGGCATTGGCGAGTAGCGCAGCAAGTGAGCCTGCGGTTGGAAATAGTAAAGGTGAAGCACCTGTACTAGAAAATAATAAAAAGAGCAATAAAGACAATACGGTAAACCCTCTTTATAAGTCTATTTTAGAGGAACTAAACCAACTTATTGCCAGCTACGCTCAACGCCAACCTGATGATAGTCAATTAGTTGATATACAGAAAAAACTAACGGAAGGCATGTCGGAAGACCAATTGCTGAAAAGCTGTGTTGTTATTCTTCGAATGATAGTGCAAGACGCGATGGCTGAAGCCAGCTTAACCGGCAAGGTTATTCAAAGCTTGCATAACTCCTTAGGCAAAATGGGCGGAGACGTTCAGCTTAGTATGGAAAACAGCCGCACTCAGTTTGAGCAGCGACAAGTTGGTAATGCGCAGTTGCAATCACATATTGAAAGTATTGAAGAAGCGGTATCACACAGCGACTCTTTGGAGTCACTTAAAGAGCATACGCAATTCTGTGTTCAAAATATTGCCAGCACATTGAATGAACAAGCGCAGTTAGACTCTCAAGGCCAAGAGTCATTAATGGGGTTACTTGGCTCAATGCAAAGCAGAATTGAGCAGCTACAAAAGCAAACGCTTACCTATAAAAAGAAGCTGGCTGAACAAATGATGCTCAGTCAAACCGACCCGCTTACCCGCTTGCCTAACCGCCAAGCTTATAATGAAAAGTTATCGAAGGCGGTTCAGTCTTGGCAAGATAACGGCGATGACTTGGCGGTGGCCGTTATCGACATAGACCACTTTAAGTCAATCAACGACCGTTTCGGTCATGCTGCCGGTGATAAAACACTACAAGTGGTAGGCAAGAATCTTAAGCAGCAGTTAACAGAGAACACCTTTATGGCGCGCTGGGGCGGTGAAGAATTTGTTTTGCTTCTGCCAGGCATGAGTAAGCAAAAAGTCACCAGTTTGCTTGAAACTATGAGAACTAAACTCGCCTCTTTACCGTTTAAATTTAAGCAAGAAAAAGTCACCATAACGGCATCATTTGGCGCTTCATTTTTCAAAAAAGGTGACACACCAGACGCCGTTTTTGAACGGGCTGATAACTTGCTATATCAAGCTAAAAATAGCGGTCGAAATCGCGTTATCACTGACAGAGACGAATAA